In one window of Cryptococcus neoformans var. neoformans B-3501A chromosome 11, whole genome shotgun sequence DNA:
- a CDS encoding hypothetical protein (HMMPfam hit to Asp, Eukaryotic aspartyl protease, score: -47.7, E(): 2.1e-10): MAFGHDDDNSRRKRAFRKGALYEEDGSTQYVNLQVDLGSSDMWVATTDCSSSDCRNSPYLFDNSLSLDSGVDANLTYQSGSVEGTIFWEEVNLAGFGIGFQAFVGATDVENEDLEGGNFSGVLGLALPASSTILDEIGGTTSSNPDGATFLDNLFGSGPSAPSKRLFALSLERRQDVRTSSTFGIGAIDPTYCPSPCNLTYTPIIAQPNLGSTGYLHWRVEMQALTVTTFSNEQSGTGATTKRIALGASKVYPSRNYPLAVLDSGGVQILVSSRSYADSIYSAFGITSSSDGLYRMRCTQQLALTFTIAGQEIPVHPLDMTYADPADMSQKTCIGMIQYSDNLGDSGDFILGSSFLKNVYSVYRYPDTEKHKTWQPTVGLVPLTNASVASQDFYSVRVLHESLGTVSSDQAQSSSGGSSSTNSGGSNASEGDTSKRAISSAVIAVISVIGFFVLAAAAFCAWWFWLRRKFGASGVVEYQTAGRRRRPSPQGRNSDHSTSTLRSRKHVDTLRQKSMIEGYDIYNDQESWVSGTEGADSIRLGYIPEALEEEEEGGGMEGTGRRSSRGSSIARSLASKSLGGEDEGAGVTLVDNVDPLSPGLESTTPGTRGRSPGRTSAGASASASTSYSPFVDPPTSSASDSFPATGPATTGPYPSPLPSSYPKSHSHSHNKSPSLGMSGPFPSPPSNRFSTMNLDSSPMYDIRTSDYFSVPGAQRGKDGKRSSSSTTGRENGHRMASPSKASGRGLMDNTLVEEPGDEEENQKESK; the protein is encoded by the exons ATGGCTTTTGGACATGATGACGATAATTCTAGACGAAAGAGGGCTTTTCGGAAAGGAGCTTTATATGAGGAGGACGGGAGTACCCAGTATGTCAATCTGCAAGTGGATTTAGGATCATCGGACATG TGGGTTGCCACCACCGACTGCTCATCGAGCGATTGTCGGAATTCGCCGTATCTCTTTGACAATTCCCTCTCCCTGGATTCTGGAGTCGACGCCAATTTGACGTATCAATCTGGATCTGTGGAAGGCACAATATTTTGGGAAGAAGTGAATTTAGCAGGTTTCGGAATTGGTTTCCAAGCTTTTG TCGGGGCAACCGATGTCGAAAATGAAGAtttggaaggaggaaatTTCTCTGGTGTCCTTGGCCTGGCCT TGCCGGCCAGTTCAACAATCCTCGACGAAATCGGAGGTACGACCAGCTCCAACCCCGATGGTGCTACTTTTCTCGATAACCTGTTCGGTTCTGGGCCTTCAGCACCAAGCAAACGACTGTTTGCTCTCTCGCTCGAACGTCGACAGGATGTCCGTACATCCTCTACCTTTGGTATCGGTGCTATCGATCCCACTTACTGCCCGTCGCCATGTAACCTCACTTACACGCCCATCATCGCTCAACCCAACTTGGGCAGTACAGGCTATTTGCATTGGAGAGTGGAGATGCAGGCCTTGACGGTCACGACTTTTAGCAATGAGCAGAGTGGGACAGGAGCGACGACAAAACGTATAGCGCTGGGTGCGAGCAAAGTTTATCCATCAAGAAACTATCCGTTGGCTGTGCTGGATTCAGGTGGTGTACAGATCTTAGTTTCGAGCAGGTCATATGCGGATTCGATATACTCTGCTTTTGGTATCACCTCAAGCTCTGATGGACTTT ACCGTATGCGTTGTACTCAGCAGCTCGCTTTGACGTTTACGATCGCCGGGCAGGAGATACCAGTCCACCCACTTGATATGACATATGCGGACCCGGCGGACATGAGTCAAAAGACGTGCATCGGGATGATCCAGTATTCAGATAACTTGGGTGACTCTGGCGATTT TATCCTAGGGAGCTCGTTCCTGAAAAATGTCTACTCTGTTTATCGCTATCCCGATACAGAGAAGCACAAAACTTGGCAACCCACTGTCGGACTTGTACCTTTGACCAACGCTTCCGTCGCCTCGCAAGACTTTTACTCTGTCCGAGTCCTACACGAATCCCTCGGCACCGTATCGTCCGACCAAGCCCAGTCGAGTAGTGGTggttcctcttcaaccaaCTCTGGCGGTAGCAACGCTTCAGAAGGCGATACAAGCAAACGAGCCATTTCCTCCGCTGTTATTGCAGTTATCAGCGTGATTGGCTTTTTTGTGCTTGCAGCTGCAGCGTTTTGCGCGTGGTGGTTCTGGCTCCGACGCAAGTTTGGTGCATCAGGAGTAGTAGAGTACCAGACTGCTggacgaagacgacgacCGAGTCCTCAAGGACGAAATTCAGATCACAGCACGTCTACTCTTCGAAGCAGGAAACATGTTGATACCCTCCGACAAAAGAGTATGATTGAGGGATACGATATCTATAATGACCAGGAGTCGTGGGTCAGCGGTACCGAGGGTGCAGATTCGATTCGTTTGGGATACATCCCCGAAgcattggaagaagaggaagaaggcggtgGCATGGAAGGTACCGGTCGCCGTTCTTCCCGAGGGAGCTCTATAGCGAGATCGCTAGCGAGCAAGAGTCTTGGTggcgaagacgaaggaGCAGGTGTTACTCTTGTGGATAACGTCGACCCACTTTCTCCTGGGCTTGAGAGCACAACGCCAGGTACTCGCGGGCGATCACCTGGTCGGACGAGCGCAGGCGCGAGCGCGAGCGCGAGCACCTCTTATTCGCCATTCGTTGACCCACCTACATCCAGCGCCTCTGATTCTTTCCCCGCCACAGGGCCAGCAACTACAGGTCCATatccttcccctctcccGTCGTCATATCCGAAATCACATTCCCATTCGCATAATAAGAGTCCCTCCTTGGGCATGTCTGGACCCTTCCCCAGTCCGCCCAGCAACCGATTCTCGACGATGAACCTTGATTCTTCGCCAATGTATGATATCAGAACGAGCGATTACTTCAGCGTGCCTGGGGCGCAGCGAGGtaaagatgggaagaggtCGTCGAGCTCGACGActggaagagagaatggTCATAGGATGGCCAGCCCCAGCAAGGCGTCGGGCAGGGGGTTGATGGACAATACGCTTGTGGAAGAGCCgggagacgaggaggaaaatCAAAAGGAGAgcaaataa
- a CDS encoding hypothetical protein (HMMPfam hit to DnaJ, DnaJ domain, score: 89.2, E(): 1e-23), with protein MFPRGSLALKIPVKVCRKERLRCFASSARSAARSKGSHYDALMLPKNATKQQVKAKFYELSKKYHPDKTGGDISKFHEINDAYATLGDESKRRQYDLSITPASQSPRRPHASNPAHHSSFHPNDPYLHRAAQGPHRAWHGQHASSHPPPGWRPKTETYNPFGHRTPPNWQYSPGYNYSYAPNARTTDRAGWGKRRPSQGDKEEKHAGGGGIWRFVITVGLIFTVISLGGSLTANTESEEDWAIESQGEDEEINSSRPSYRKAT; from the exons ATGTTCCCGAGGGGGTCTTTAGCTCTGAAAATACCGGTAAAGGTGTGCCGGAAGGAGAGATTACGCTGTTTCGCCTCCAGCGCTCGAAGTGCCGCCAGATCCAAGGGCAGTCATTATGATGCCCTCATGTTGCCGAAGAATGCGACCAAGCAGCAGGTCAAGGCGAAGTTCTATGAG CTGTCAAAAAAATACCACCCTGACAAGACTGGCGGCGATATATCCAAGTTTCACGAAATTAATGATGCCTACGCGACGCTGGGTGATGAAAGCAAAAG ACGGCAGTATGATCTCTCAATAACACCAGCTTCCCAATCTCCTCGCCGGCCCCATGCTTCCAATCCCGCACATCATTCTTCATTCCACCCAAATGATCCATACTTACATCGTGCAGCGCAAGGCCCACATAGGGCCTGGCATGGTCAACACGCTTCCTCACATCCACCCCCAGGTTGGCGACCTAAGACCGAGACATACAACCCCTTTGGTCATCGAACACCACCTAACTGGCAGTACTCTCCCGGGTATAATTATTCGTACGCCCCCAATGCTCGTACGACGGATCGTGCAGGATGGGGAAAGCGAAGGCCAAGTCAAGGAgataaggaagaaaaacatgcaggaggcggagggaTATGGAGGTTTGTCATTACTGTGGGATTGATTTTCACTGTGATTTCGCTGGGAGGTAGTCTGACGGCAAACACGGAGAGTGAGGAAGACTGGGCAATCGAGTCACAgggcgaagatgaggaaataAATTCATCACGGCCTTCTTATCGCAAGGCAACATAG
- a CDS encoding hypothetical protein (HMMPfam hit to TPR, TPR Domain, score: 79.6, E(): 7.7e-21), translated as MQSFLNGADCGPSNPLKQVAQREAADHSLFKDRLVPQSSTQLNTFRSSPSFNPQGQAPIARHANPTPHPFNLSHLSAALAESSRSGSASPMPAASHLPLGSSFEAGWNEAMSNGLKSPPFITQAPSRAPVQWVPPPSQESNWINGYEEWQSSQEKGKQRAIGSGHQMAHNPPYSSDMPSASMGMSQGMGINYQPSFSRMYGQNLQRPPASSLSPEVQLDPKQMEALFARAEEDWKATDAATSQTAEQMDAKGKGKEREMPAAEETVEETSVDNAEEIKEAKGDFEKVWESLKPEAERLNKLAEWERDFSQFANDEDDLFDVLNESLNQPDVGQASLDQQTDFLQDERLAMGQGLAARDDGIPLIGSSPSQHLASLSASYLWTEANHLLASGGSLSEAAIMIEQFITRSTPQERIQINVSLTEAWATLGRVHAMDEKEEKALEAFQAGSKTLEQEGITGKEGVAGEMLTNLAISYVNESLDLAALSTLHRFLSLTHPAYAGPAPTTSSPLLTSSTASPWALHQQMADSFLALAREQYQKGEKVDPDVQVGLGTLFYMMGEYDQARDCWVAALKERPEDYLLWNRLGATLANGGSSEEAVDAYRRALELKPGFTRAISNLGVACLNIGVHREAAEHFLAALSLHSSQTEGHSQQISNDSAALWGTLRKSLIAMDLPDLAAKARPGTNLEVFRAAGFDF; from the exons ATGCAATCCTTCCTCAACGGCGCTGATTGCGGCCCCTCCAACCCTCTTAAACAGGTCGCTCAAAGGGAAGCTGCGGATCACTCTCTTTTCAAG GATCGCCTTGTACCCCAATCATCTACGCAATTGAATACGTTCCGGTCTTCCCCATCATTTAACCCGCAAGGTCAAGCACCAATCGCACGACATGCCAATCCCACCCCACACCCATTCAATCTCTCTCATTTGTCAGCTGCTTTAGCAGAATCCAGTCGGAGCGGCAGTGCTTCTCCAATGCCTGCAGCTTCGCATTTGCCATTGGGATCTAGCTTTGAGGCTGGATGGAATGAAGCGATGTCCAATGGGCTCAAGTCCCCTCCTTTTATAACTCAGGCTCCGTCTCGGGCTCCAGTTCAATGGGTCCCACCACCGTCCCAAGAGAGTAACTGGATCAACGGATATGAAGAATGGCAGTCTTCAcaagagaaggggaaacAGAGGGCTATCGGGTCTGGCCATCAAATGGCCCACAATCCTCCGTACTCCAGCGACATGCCGAGCGCTTCCATGGGCATGAGCCAAGGCATGGGCATCAATTATCAGCCGTCTTTCTCCCGGATGTACGGCCAAAATCTTCAGCGACCAccggcttcttctctctcccctGAGGTCCAATTAGACCCAAAGCAGATGGAAGCCCTTTTTGCTCgagctgaagaagattggaaaGCTACCGATGCAGCGACATCTCAGACAGCGGAACAGATGGATgcgaaagggaagggaaaggaaagggagatgCCAGCAGCTGAAGAAACGGTGGAGGAAACTTCTGTAGATAATGCAGAGGAAATCAAGGAGGCTAAGGGCGATTTCGAAAAAGTTTGGGAAAGCTTGAAGCCAGAAGCAGAGCGACTAAATAAACTGGCagaatgggaaagggacTTCTCTCAG TTCGCgaatgatgaggatgatctTTTCGACGTTTTGAATGAGAGCCTAAACCAACCTGATGTCGGTCAAGCGAGTCTTGATCAACAAACCGATTTCCTTCAAGACGAACGGTTAGCGATGGGACAAGGCTTAGCTGCAAGAGACGACGGCATACCTCTGATAGGAA GTTCCCCTTCGCAACACCTGGCGTCGCTTTCTGCTTCCTACCTTTGGACTGAAGCCAATCACCTTTTGGCATCCGGAGGCTCTCTGTCGGAAGCTGCTATTATGATTGAGCAATTCATTACGCGTTCAACGCCGCAGGAAAGAATCCAAATCAACGTATCGCTGACCGAAGCATGGGCAACATTGGGTAGGGTCCATGCAAtggatgaaaaagaagaaaaggctcTTGAAGCGTTCCAAGCGGGTAGCAAGACTTTGGAGCAGGAAGGAATCACAGGAAAGGAGGGTGTTGCCGGCGAGATGCTCACA AACCTCGCGATATCATATGTCAATGAATCCCTTGATCTGGCCGCCTTGTCAACTCTGCATAGATTCCTGAGTCTCACACATCCAGCGTATGCCGGCCCTGCCCCTACGACGTCTTCACCGCTTCTTACCTCCTCCACTGCCTCACCTTGGGctcttcatcagcaaatgGCGGATTCTTTCCTCGCGCTAGCAAGGGAACAGTATCAAAAAGGCGAAAAAGTCGACCCAGATGTTCAAGTCGGACTAGGAACATTGTTTTACATGATGGGGGAATATGACCAAGCTAGAGACTGTTGGGTGGCGGCCTTAAAGGAACGTCCTGAA GATTACCTCCTTTGGAATCGCCTTGGTGCGACACTGGCCAATGGTGGATCATCCGAGGAAGCGGTCGATGCTTATCGTCGTGCACTCGAATTGAAGCCTGGATTCACAAGGGCGATTTCCAATCTCGGAGTTGCCTGTCTTAATATTGGAGTACATCGTGAAGCTGCCGAACACT TCCTCGCCGCTTTATCTCTTCATTCGTCTCAGACCGAGGGGCACAGCCAGCAGATTTCTAATGACTCTGCTGCCCTTTGGGGTACTTTGCGCAAGTCCCTTATCGCCATGGACTTGCCTGATCTGGCAGCTAAAGCGAGGCCCGGTACCAATCTGGAGGTGTTCAGAGCAGCTGGTTTTGATTTTTGA